From the Nodularia sp. NIES-3585 genome, one window contains:
- the hpsE gene encoding hormogonium polysaccharide biosynthesis glycosyltransferase HpsE: MAEVLTKSLDVTLAIPTYNGATRLPKILDLLLKQVNVKKINWEVVIIDNNSSDNTSEVISNYQEIFSNECSLKYFMEPQQGAAYARLRAVREARGHLIAFLDDDNLPASDWLAAAYDFAIEHPQAGAWSGQIHGEFEVKPPEDFQKIQAFLAIREHGDKAHLFEPERLNLPPGAALVVRKNAWFDNVPQKPKLSGKLPGVFVQGDDYEPLLHIHNAGWEIWYNPAMHTYHQIPHWRLEKDYLLKLARGCGLCVFQLRLINAKNWEKPIILIRTILGNLRRIVKHFIKHNHELKTDITLLFEMEFYLGSMLSPFYSFRCFLNDITRKIT, from the coding sequence ATGGCAGAAGTGTTAACAAAATCTTTAGATGTTACCCTAGCTATTCCGACTTACAATGGGGCAACACGGTTACCTAAGATTTTAGATTTACTTTTGAAGCAAGTAAATGTGAAAAAAATTAATTGGGAAGTTGTTATTATTGACAATAATAGTTCTGATAATACATCTGAAGTAATTAGTAATTATCAGGAAATATTTAGCAACGAATGTTCTTTAAAATATTTTATGGAACCTCAACAGGGTGCTGCCTACGCAAGATTGCGGGCAGTACGTGAAGCTAGAGGACATCTTATTGCATTTTTAGATGATGATAACCTTCCTGCATCTGACTGGCTGGCAGCAGCTTACGATTTTGCGATTGAACATCCTCAAGCTGGGGCTTGGAGTGGTCAAATTCATGGAGAATTTGAGGTTAAACCACCAGAAGATTTTCAAAAGATACAGGCCTTTCTAGCTATCAGAGAGCATGGAGACAAGGCGCATTTATTTGAGCCGGAGAGATTAAATCTTCCTCCTGGTGCAGCGCTAGTTGTCAGGAAAAACGCATGGTTTGATAACGTTCCTCAAAAACCTAAGTTGAGTGGAAAGTTACCTGGTGTTTTTGTGCAGGGTGATGACTATGAACCGTTACTTCACATTCACAATGCTGGCTGGGAAATTTGGTACAATCCCGCTATGCACACTTATCATCAAATACCACATTGGCGATTAGAAAAAGATTACTTGCTCAAACTAGCCCGTGGCTGTGGTTTGTGTGTTTTTCAATTGCGCTTAATTAATGCGAAGAATTGGGAAAAACCCATAATTTTAATCAGAACTATTTTGGGTAATTTGCGCCGAATAGTCAAACATTTTATTAAACATAATCATGAGTTAAAAACTGATATTACTTTGCTTTTTGAAATGGAGTTTTATTTAGGCAGTATGCTGAGTCCTTTTTATTCATTTAGATGTTTTTTAAACGATATAACCAGAAAAATAACGTGA
- the hpsC gene encoding hormogonium polysaccharide secretion pseudopilin HpsC: MRTLKFLLSNQLKRSKIVQPVSGFTLIELLVAMIISVLVITPLLGFMINILDTDRREQAKANSEQEIQSALDYISRDLQQAIYIYDADGIEAIDDEIFIPADGVPVLVFWKRELIKDAIPVGAGSDDSFVYSLVAYYLIKDSNRTWSNAARIARWQIKDGVARIDGEDGDSCGDDSDDATQYIICPSGGFAPFDLDGVGNLAEKMNSWEKGAGDFPASAVLVDFIDQTQNTVSGVPPVICPPNTLIPPVTWSQISPERTGFYACIDRVNTTAQVFLRGNALARLQSNNLDYTSNNSTYFPTASIRVQGRSFLFTQ; this comes from the coding sequence ATGAGGACGCTAAAATTCCTGCTTAGTAATCAACTGAAACGCTCTAAGATAGTTCAGCCAGTTAGCGGTTTTACCCTGATTGAATTACTCGTAGCCATGATCATATCAGTCCTTGTAATTACACCTTTGCTAGGATTCATGATCAACATTTTAGACACAGATCGCCGAGAGCAAGCTAAGGCAAATTCTGAGCAAGAAATCCAATCTGCATTGGATTATATCTCGCGTGATTTACAACAAGCAATTTATATCTATGATGCTGATGGAATTGAAGCTATTGACGATGAAATATTCATTCCTGCTGATGGTGTACCTGTTCTTGTCTTTTGGAAACGAGAATTGATTAAAGATGCAATTCCCGTTGGTGCGGGGTCAGATGATAGTTTTGTCTACTCTTTGGTTGCCTATTACTTAATTAAAGATAGTAACCGTACTTGGTCTAATGCTGCTCGTATTGCCAGATGGCAAATTAAAGATGGTGTAGCCAGAATTGATGGTGAAGATGGTGACAGTTGTGGTGATGATTCTGACGATGCTACACAGTATATCATTTGTCCTAGTGGAGGGTTTGCCCCATTTGACCTTGATGGTGTAGGAAATCTAGCAGAAAAGATGAATTCTTGGGAGAAAGGCGCAGGAGATTTTCCTGCTTCAGCAGTACTTGTTGACTTTATTGATCAAACACAAAATACAGTGTCAGGAGTACCACCTGTAATATGCCCCCCTAATACTCTTATCCCCCCTGTTACATGGTCACAAATATCACCAGAAAGAACCGGATTTTATGCTTGCATTGATAGAGTTAACACAACAGCACAAGTATTTTTAAGGGGTAATGCGCTGGCTCGTCTGCAAAGTAATAACTTAGATTACACATCTAATAACAGTACTTATTTTCCTACTGCAAGCATACGAGTACAAGGACGCAGCTTCTTATTTACTCAATGA
- a CDS encoding TIGR04282 family arsenosugar biosynthesis glycosyltransferase, with protein sequence MLKSLDIAQQHLIIFTRYPEPGKTKTRLIPALGDVGAANLQRQMTERTIFQVQQLQKSTDISWEVRFAGGNSQLMEDWLGSDLVYHSQGEGDLGSRMERSLAHAFDSGAEQVIIIGIDCPGINSDILTQAFEQLHTYDLTLGPAIDGGYYLIGLCHLIPELFVNIDWGTNQVLQQTVNIAQKLTISLAYLPPLADIDLPEDLPIWEQTLKIKTK encoded by the coding sequence GTGCTGAAATCATTAGACATTGCCCAACAGCACTTAATTATTTTTACTCGCTACCCAGAACCAGGGAAGACGAAAACCCGACTCATACCTGCTTTGGGTGATGTGGGTGCTGCCAATTTACAACGGCAGATGACTGAGCGTACCATATTTCAGGTGCAACAACTGCAAAAATCCACGGACATATCTTGGGAAGTGCGGTTTGCTGGTGGTAACTCGCAACTCATGGAAGACTGGCTGGGGTCTGATTTAGTATACCACTCTCAGGGTGAAGGTGATTTGGGTTCGCGGATGGAGCGATCGCTTGCTCATGCCTTTGACTCTGGTGCAGAACAAGTCATAATCATTGGCATAGATTGTCCGGGAATCAATTCTGACATCCTTACCCAAGCCTTTGAGCAGCTACACACTTATGATCTCACACTTGGCCCAGCCATTGACGGTGGTTATTACTTAATTGGTTTGTGTCACCTGATTCCAGAATTATTCGTTAATATCGATTGGGGAACTAATCAAGTATTACAGCAAACTGTGAATATTGCCCAAAAGCTGACAATATCACTGGCATACTTGCCTCCTTTAGCTGATATTGACCTTCCAGAGGATTTACCAATTTGGGAACAAACCTTGAAGATAAAAACTAAATAA
- the hpsE gene encoding hormogonium polysaccharide biosynthesis glycosyltransferase HpsE: MPTKLNFTVAIPTYNGASRLPELLERLRNQINTENLAWEIIVVDNNSTDNTAELIKSYQENWQCSYPLKYCFEAQQGAAYARKRAVLEARGKFIGFLDDDNYPLSNWVAAANAFAKEHPHVGAYGSQIHPDWEVKPPENFHRISAFLAITERGDIPLLYKPHTKLLPPSAGLVVRRQAWLTSVPNNPILTGRVTGNMLTGEDLEMLCYIQKAGWQIWYNPEMEIYHKIPKSRLEKAYLIPFFRGIGLSRYVTRMVNIKPFYQSLVSFAYAINDLRKIALHLLKHRNNFKHDLVANCELQLLLSSLISPFYLWRNGYLKMNKE; the protein is encoded by the coding sequence ATGCCTACTAAACTTAATTTTACCGTAGCTATACCAACCTACAACGGTGCAAGTCGCTTACCTGAACTATTAGAACGACTGCGAAATCAAATCAACACCGAAAATTTAGCTTGGGAAATCATTGTTGTAGACAATAACAGCACAGATAACACAGCTGAACTTATCAAAAGCTATCAAGAAAATTGGCAATGTTCTTATCCCTTAAAGTATTGCTTTGAAGCCCAACAGGGAGCAGCTTATGCTAGGAAAAGAGCAGTTTTGGAAGCTAGAGGCAAATTTATAGGATTTCTTGATGATGATAACTACCCCTTATCCAACTGGGTAGCAGCAGCTAACGCCTTTGCCAAAGAGCATCCTCATGTGGGAGCTTATGGTAGCCAAATTCACCCAGATTGGGAAGTAAAACCACCAGAAAATTTTCACCGAATTTCTGCCTTTTTGGCAATTACAGAGCGTGGAGATATTCCACTGCTATATAAACCCCATACAAAATTACTACCTCCTTCTGCTGGACTTGTTGTGCGGCGACAAGCATGGTTAACAAGTGTCCCAAATAACCCAATTTTGACAGGCAGAGTTACTGGCAATATGCTGACTGGCGAAGATTTAGAGATGCTGTGTTACATACAAAAAGCAGGTTGGCAAATTTGGTACAATCCAGAAATGGAAATTTATCATAAAATACCAAAATCTAGATTAGAAAAAGCTTATTTGATTCCATTTTTCAGAGGTATTGGACTTAGCCGTTACGTCACAAGAATGGTAAATATTAAACCTTTTTATCAGTCATTAGTATCTTTTGCTTATGCGATAAATGATTTACGCAAAATAGCTTTACATTTACTAAAACATCGCAACAATTTTAAACATGATCTGGTGGCAAATTGTGAATTACAACTTTTATTGAGTAGTTTAATTAGCCCCTTTTATTTGTGGAGAAATGGATATTTAAAAATGAATAAGGAATAA
- the hpsB gene encoding hormogonium polysaccharide secretion pseudopilin HpsB, with protein MIKQKQQQNSCPGDESGFTIIESIVALVVAGILLTAIAPVIVISTATRVQARRIELATQAVRTYIDGVRTGSIALPETIDPVLTDEARNVEDDTEDYLINISKMGVPANSTQLYCFKKNGIIDDPDCSADDDNLFYIQAARIVQSSGANDGYRLGIRVYRADIDFAQDITASNGDTKTTQMTFTGGLGSRQSPLIEMTTDIGTPETSFRALCQRLGVADGGCD; from the coding sequence ATGATTAAGCAAAAACAACAGCAGAATAGCTGCCCTGGTGATGAATCTGGGTTTACTATTATTGAGTCGATTGTAGCATTGGTTGTTGCTGGTATTTTATTAACAGCGATCGCCCCTGTAATCGTTATTTCTACAGCAACCAGAGTTCAAGCTCGCAGAATAGAACTAGCAACACAAGCTGTAAGAACATACATTGATGGTGTCAGAACAGGATCAATTGCACTACCAGAGACAATTGACCCTGTTCTAACAGATGAAGCAAGAAACGTTGAAGATGATACCGAGGACTATTTAATTAACATTAGCAAAATGGGAGTTCCCGCAAATTCAACGCAATTATATTGTTTTAAAAAGAATGGCATTATTGATGATCCAGATTGTTCTGCCGATGATGATAATTTGTTCTACATACAGGCGGCTCGGATTGTTCAAAGTTCTGGGGCAAATGATGGCTACCGTTTAGGAATTCGGGTTTATCGGGCAGACATTGATTTTGCTCAAGATATAACTGCCAGTAACGGCGATACAAAAACTACTCAAATGACCTTCACAGGTGGATTAGGTAGTCGCCAATCACCCCTCATAGAAATGACAACTGATATTGGTACTCCTGAAACTTCGTTTAGGGCTTTATGTCAACGTCTTGGTGTTGCAGACGGAGGCTGTGACTAA
- a CDS encoding glycosyltransferase family 2 protein has translation MLSIYILTYNEELDIAACIESAMLSDDIIVVDSCSSDRTVEISSRYPVRTVQHAFESHGLQRTWMLESIPPKYEWVYILEADERMTPELFAECLQATKNPDYIGYYVAERVMFMNHWIRYSTQYPRYQMRLFRHGKVWFTDYGHTEREVCNGATSFIKETYPHYTCSKGLSRWIEKHNRYSTDEAKETLHQIEQGKVNWQDLFLGKTEIERRRALKDLSLRLPARPFLRFLYMYFILRGCLDGRAGMAWCTLQAFYEYLILLKVWEMKNMPTPSLEIGLSDAEQSQAQTIESV, from the coding sequence ATGTTATCAATTTATATCCTGACATATAACGAAGAGCTAGATATTGCGGCTTGTATTGAGTCGGCAATGCTATCTGATGACATTATTGTTGTAGACTCATGCAGTAGCGATCGCACTGTAGAAATTTCCAGTCGTTACCCTGTTCGCACAGTCCAACACGCCTTTGAAAGCCACGGACTACAACGCACCTGGATGTTAGAATCTATTCCTCCAAAATATGAGTGGGTATATATTCTCGAAGCCGATGAACGCATGACACCAGAACTCTTTGCCGAGTGCCTACAGGCTACTAAAAACCCCGACTATATAGGCTACTACGTCGCAGAACGTGTGATGTTTATGAATCATTGGATTCGCTACAGCACCCAATATCCCCGCTATCAAATGCGTTTGTTCCGCCACGGTAAAGTCTGGTTTACAGATTATGGACACACTGAACGGGAAGTGTGTAACGGTGCTACCAGTTTCATCAAAGAAACATATCCTCATTACACTTGTAGCAAGGGTTTAAGCCGTTGGATTGAAAAGCATAACCGTTATTCTACAGATGAAGCCAAAGAAACCTTGCATCAAATTGAACAAGGTAAAGTGAACTGGCAAGATTTATTCCTGGGTAAAACAGAAATAGAACGACGACGGGCTTTAAAAGATTTATCTTTACGTTTACCCGCCAGACCATTTCTGCGCTTTCTGTATATGTATTTTATTTTGAGGGGTTGTCTAGATGGACGCGCTGGGATGGCTTGGTGTACATTGCAGGCATTTTACGAATACCTGATTTTGCTGAAAGTGTGGGAAATGAAAAATATGCCTACACCCAGTTTAGAAATAGGGCTATCTGATGCAGAACAGAGTCAAGCCCAAACCATTGAGAGCGTTTGA
- a CDS encoding Tfp pilus assembly protein FimT/FimU, which yields MNKQNLISLYMHSKNHKIKQRCLVISNYKLRSAQPDSGFSVIELIVAALIIGILGAIAAPGWLGFVNRQRVNKANDVVLAALQEAQREAKRTKRDYSVSLKIQDDIPQIAIYQGTPSSNWRNLGEDVGINPEEILVLTNITGENIAGATIADLSGEKTIKFDYMGTLPNADLGTPPDGSTEAPGLKIVVAVRNSNIKRCVIVKTLLGSMLTEKDDQCGDE from the coding sequence ATGAACAAGCAAAATTTAATATCACTATATATGCATAGCAAGAACCACAAAATAAAACAACGATGTCTGGTTATCAGTAACTATAAATTGAGATCCGCACAACCAGATTCTGGCTTTAGCGTCATAGAACTCATAGTAGCAGCTCTAATAATTGGAATTTTAGGAGCCATAGCGGCTCCCGGATGGCTGGGTTTTGTGAATCGACAACGGGTGAATAAAGCTAATGATGTTGTGTTAGCAGCACTACAAGAAGCACAGCGAGAAGCTAAAAGAACAAAACGTGATTACAGCGTCAGTTTGAAAATTCAGGATGATATTCCCCAAATTGCAATTTATCAAGGAACACCAAGTAGTAATTGGCGCAACTTAGGCGAGGATGTGGGAATTAATCCCGAAGAAATATTGGTGCTAACCAATATAACTGGAGAGAATATTGCTGGTGCTACTATCGCTGATCTCAGTGGCGAAAAAACAATCAAATTTGACTACATGGGAACTTTGCCAAATGCTGACTTGGGTACACCACCAGACGGTTCAACAGAAGCACCAGGATTAAAAATTGTGGTAGCCGTACGCAATTCTAATATAAAGCGATGTGTGATAGTGAAAACTCTCTTAGGCTCAATGCTCACAGAAAAAGATGATCAATGTGGTGATGAGTAA
- a CDS encoding type II secretion system protein: MHLPHLFDPKNLLRDGHPRGFTLLEILVALVMIGILSAIAAPSWLGFVNRQKVNTAQSAALTLLRDAQSNAKREKLGWQACFWVDDNKVLAAVHRTPSDNQCQTSNGQPLIQGDSTAIRFTSNFAEDTTGSGKYRVQFKYDGSVNGRMGKITFTPRNTDVSPRCVIVSTLLGAMRTAKDSGCD, encoded by the coding sequence ATGCATTTACCACATTTATTTGATCCCAAAAACTTATTGAGAGATGGCCACCCTCGTGGCTTCACATTATTAGAGATATTGGTAGCTCTGGTAATGATTGGTATATTATCAGCGATCGCAGCTCCTAGCTGGTTAGGATTTGTCAATCGACAGAAGGTAAACACTGCACAAAGTGCGGCATTGACACTATTACGCGATGCCCAAAGTAATGCTAAACGGGAAAAACTTGGTTGGCAAGCTTGTTTTTGGGTTGATGATAATAAAGTATTAGCTGCTGTACATCGCACCCCTTCAGACAACCAATGTCAAACGTCAAATGGACAACCTTTGATTCAAGGCGACTCTACAGCAATTAGATTTACTTCCAACTTCGCTGAAGATACCACTGGTTCTGGGAAGTATCGGGTACAGTTCAAGTATGATGGTTCTGTCAATGGACGAATGGGAAAAATTACCTTTACACCTCGAAATACTGACGTTTCCCCAAGGTGCGTCATTGTTTCAACCTTACTAGGCGCAATGAGGACTGCGAAGGATAGTGGATGTGATTGA
- a CDS encoding glycosyltransferase: protein MNEVNKESPTISVVIPAYNCEKTIQATIKSVLNQTFTNFELIIINDGSQDSTLDIVSQIKDIRIKVFSYPNAGGNVTRNRGLHHAIGEFVSFLDADDIWTPDKLQVQLQALQNNPDAQVAYSWTDYINENGERFLSGTHITANGDVYEQLLITNFLESGSNPLIRREAVLELGGFDESLPAAQDWDMWLRLAAQYSFVAVPSVQILYRLSANSVSSNLAKQEKYCLQVITNGYHAKGLNNQTILNSSMTNLYKYLTCKALNRPHNRQKGIAAAGFLWKYFIYDNSRFKRTKFTLKLLLKISIIIFLPDNLSTNFLDSRKTVNLKT, encoded by the coding sequence ATGAATGAAGTAAATAAAGAGTCGCCAACGATTTCTGTAGTTATTCCAGCTTATAATTGTGAAAAAACTATTCAAGCCACAATTAAATCCGTTCTCAATCAAACTTTTACTAACTTTGAATTAATTATTATTAATGATGGTTCCCAAGATTCGACATTAGATATAGTTTCGCAAATTAAGGACATCAGAATTAAAGTATTTTCTTATCCCAATGCTGGCGGAAACGTGACTCGCAATCGTGGACTACACCATGCAATTGGAGAATTTGTCAGTTTTCTTGATGCAGATGATATTTGGACACCTGATAAACTGCAAGTCCAGTTACAGGCTTTGCAAAATAATCCAGATGCTCAAGTGGCTTATAGTTGGACTGATTATATTAACGAAAATGGCGAAAGATTTCTTTCTGGTACACACATTACTGCGAATGGAGATGTTTATGAGCAGTTGTTAATAACTAACTTTTTAGAAAGTGGTTCTAATCCTTTGATTCGTAGGGAAGCTGTACTAGAATTAGGTGGATTTGATGAATCTTTACCAGCTGCTCAAGATTGGGATATGTGGTTAAGATTAGCAGCGCAATATTCTTTTGTAGCTGTTCCTTCAGTACAAATATTATACCGCCTCAGTGCTAATTCGGTTTCTTCTAATCTTGCCAAGCAGGAAAAATATTGTTTGCAAGTGATTACAAATGGTTACCATGCCAAAGGGTTAAATAATCAAACTATTCTCAATTCGAGCATGACTAACCTGTATAAATATCTAACTTGCAAAGCTTTAAATAGACCACACAACAGACAAAAGGGTATAGCTGCTGCTGGTTTTTTGTGGAAGTATTTTATTTATGATAATTCCAGATTTAAACGAACAAAATTTACATTAAAATTATTATTAAAAATTAGCATAATCATTTTTTTACCTGATAATTTATCTACTAATTTTTTAGATAGTCGAAAAACAGTTAATTTAAAAACCTAA
- a CDS encoding HpsJ family protein yields MTNRIASGNAALTLKVVGIILILSFLLDFLILLLPFQPTDRTWQINLATALVDRGIVPLVGIGMLFVGYWIDGVGDSGDRPKPIDIRFPVLVLSSILGLFFLLIFPLHLNNVRQASAQNVVQIRQDAEQAENQLQNQLSQFQAQISNEQGKAQLEQLRNQARNQFTELLKNEQTYQQALNNPQLPAAQKELLRKFKENPQELDTFIDQQTNPQTLADQRIIQIRQRRDEAQKQARDNAWKSGLRIGISSLLLSIGYMIIGWTGLRSMGALQGSKRKVAAR; encoded by the coding sequence ATGACTAATCGTATTGCTTCTGGAAATGCTGCCCTCACACTCAAGGTAGTAGGGATAATTTTAATTTTGTCCTTTTTACTAGATTTTTTAATTCTGTTATTGCCCTTCCAACCAACTGATCGGACATGGCAAATCAATCTAGCCACAGCATTAGTTGACAGAGGCATTGTGCCTTTGGTTGGTATAGGGATGCTATTCGTCGGCTATTGGATTGATGGTGTTGGTGATAGCGGCGATCGCCCTAAACCTATAGATATCAGATTTCCCGTGCTGGTACTCTCCAGTATCTTAGGGTTATTTTTCTTGCTAATTTTTCCCTTGCACTTGAATAATGTCCGACAAGCTAGCGCTCAAAACGTCGTTCAAATTCGCCAAGATGCTGAACAGGCAGAAAATCAACTGCAAAATCAGTTATCCCAATTCCAAGCCCAAATCAGCAACGAACAAGGAAAAGCGCAACTAGAACAGCTGCGAAACCAAGCCAGAAATCAGTTTACCGAACTGCTCAAAAATGAGCAAACATACCAACAAGCACTAAATAACCCTCAACTTCCCGCAGCGCAAAAAGAATTACTCAGGAAGTTTAAAGAAAATCCCCAAGAACTAGATACCTTTATCGACCAGCAAACAAACCCTCAAACCCTAGCAGATCAAAGAATAATTCAAATTCGCCAACGTCGGGACGAAGCCCAAAAACAAGCCAGAGACAACGCTTGGAAGTCTGGACTGCGAATTGGTATTAGTAGTTTGCTGTTATCCATTGGTTACATGATCATTGGCTGGACAGGTTTACGGAGTATGGGTGCTTTACAAGGTAGTAAACGTAAAGTAGCCGCACGCTAG